A genomic window from Populus alba chromosome 19, ASM523922v2, whole genome shotgun sequence includes:
- the LOC118036731 gene encoding uncharacterized protein, which produces MEHEERAHLESRYQSELESLKSEVSRMSNLLEQLLKAKSGEGTSAQPSTSSPISHIPIASPILGADSVTEQHFAPAIPIRPAHTLPTVDLTMDGPVDSRSSNFISQDKIFALEERLRAVEGNDWFDPTRAADVCLVPNIMVPKDFRIPEFTKYTGLECPNTHLRSYCNKMAEVIHNDKMLIYFFQDSLSGSVLNWYMRLETVKIKTWKDLVEAFLKQYKFNLEIAPDRTSLMSMEKRSQETVRVYAQRWRDEATHVQPPLIETKMVTLFANTFKAPYYEHLMGSSSQHFYDVVRVAERIEQGIKARRIPEPLEKKGFSGRRREGDVNNLEGGYKGKRVNYPNPGTSTPQFTNMNFTKPLSPNPTNRINIPPNIQNNYQKPYTRYTSEQLPPLPMPLKDLYAKLLSIGQITPIHLPQIQPPFPMWYKSELACEYHAGNSGHAIETCYAFKRKLLELIKMGWVSFEDPPNVISNPLSKHTANSSGVGMIEIGNQGQMLKVSMKRLYDMLLQSGFLNISTTCQLGSDNYCEFHRMEGHHIEDCVKFRQKVAKMLLMGELRLETLGGNQEVSMMEGQDKLSEVCRVQPMANGFSKLILTKPSFTKRDHSAMPYNYVCTSNIQAPLPLFHSEVSGLTRSGRCFTPEELKKVKGKEMVDLDKEVEVNEPVTEKESNEFLKLIKHSEYCIVDQLKKTPARISLMSLILSSEPHRNALQKVLNEAYVPQDIEQKTMEHLVGRIHASNYLYFTADELSAEGTGHNKPLYITVKCKDFLIGKVLVDNGSALNVLPKYILKEMPVDESHMKPSTIMARAYDGSPRPVLGNLEIELYVGPQMFLTTFQVMDIHPSYKDCTDENLHAFEIVNTEWVPESTVLRKPKISAATKMVVRCFLEHGIPFQYDPITGIPKRIKPITMRAVDQRFGLGYKLRRRIIDMPGLNTNIVVHKIPLEEGCKPVKQKLRRAHPETWIKVKALNLKTMECDYKPDKDGYRRQGKNLLSPLGEPMSISYAVRFKERRCHLSKSYGDFYSMIMMIKKSRFRQAAGIVVKWERYRVDPDKAKAIQSMPTPKSEKEVEGIFGQAELYCPIHSPANYHMLNLSFRLLRKKESWDLE; this is translated from the exons ATGGAACACGAAGAGAGGGCTCACCTAGAATCCCGCTACCAGAGCGAGCTAGAATCATTGAAAAGTGAAGTGTCACGGATGTCTAATCTGCTTGAACAACTGTTAAAAGCAAAAAGTGGGGAGGGAACATCCGCCCAGCCATCTACGAGTTCACCTATATCGCACATTCCCATAGCATCACCAATtctgggggcagattcagtaaCAGAACAACATTTTGCGCCAGCCATCCCTATCCGGCCAGCTCACACGCTACCCACCGTGGATTTAACAATGGATGGGCCTGTTGATAGTAGGTCAAGCAATTTCATAAGCCAAGATAAAATATTTGCATTAGAGGAACGGTTGAGAGCTGTAGaaggaaatgattggtttgacccaACACGAGCAGCTGATGTATGTTTGGTGCCAAACATCatggtaccaaaagattttaggatccCAGAATTTACCAAATATACAGGCTTAGAGTGCCCAAACACGCACCTACGATCTTACTGCAACAAGATGGCTGAAGTGATCCATAATGATAAAatgctgatatatttttttcaggatAGTCTATCAGGCTCTGTTTTAAATTGGTATATGAGGTTGGAAACTGTTAAAATTAAGACATGGAAAGATTTGGTGGAGGCTTTCctcaaacaatataaatttaaccTGGAAATAGCCCCAGACCGAACAAGCTTGATGTccatggaaaagagaagccaagagacAGTCAGGGTGTATGCACAAAGATGGCGAGATGAGGCGACACATGTCCAACCTCCTTTAATCGAAACAAAGATGGTGACTTTATTCGCTAATACTTTTAAAgcaccttactatgagcatttaatgggcaGCTCATCTCAGCATTTTTATGATGTTGTACGAGTAGCAGAGAGAATAGAGCAAGGCATTAAAGCCAGGCGCATACCGGAGCCTCTAGAGAAAAAGGGATTttctggaagaagaagagaaggagatgtTAACAACTTAGAGGGAGGGTATAAAGGCAAAAGAGTAAATTACCCAAACCCAGGAACATCTACCCCCCAATTCACCAACATGAACTTTACCAAACCCTTATCCCCAAATCCAACCAATCGAATAAATATCCCACCTAATATCCAAAACAACTATCAAAAGCCATATACCAGATATACTTCTGAGCAATTGCCTCCATTACCAATGCCTTTAAAAGATTTATACGCTAAATTGCTAAGCATTGGGCAAATAACCCCAATCCATCTACCGCAAATCCAACCACCTTTTCCTATGTGGTACAAGTCAGAACTCGCTTGCGAATACCATGCCGGTAATTCTGGGCATGCAATTGAAACTTGCTACGCTTTTAAAAGGAAGTTGTTAGAACTCATCAAAATGGGGTGGGTATCATTCGAAGATCCACCTAATGTCATTTCAAATCCATTGTCTAAACATACTGCTAATAGTTCTGGAGTGGGCATGATAGAGATTGGCAATCAAGGCCAAATGTTGAAGGTATCTATGAAGAGGTTATACGATATGTTGTTACAATCAGGATTCCTAAACATAAGCACTACATGTCAGTTGGGAAGTGATAACTATTGTGAGTTCCACAGGATGGAGGGACATCATATCGAAGATTGTGTCAAGTTTCGCCAGAAGGTTGCAAAGATGCTACTCATGGGAGAATTGAGACTCGAAACCCTGGGGGGCAACCAGGAGGTGAGTATGATGGAAGGCCAAGACAAATTGTCAGAGGTCTGTAGAGTTCAACCTATGGCTAATGGGTTCTCAAAGCTGATCTTGACTAAACCTTCCTTTACAAAAAGAGATCACAGTGCAATGCCATATAACTATGTTTGTACCTCGAACATTCAAGCACCTCTCCCTTTATTTCATTCTGAGGTTAGTGGGCTAACACGGAGTGGCCGCTGTTTTACACCTGAGGAGTTGAAGAAGGTCAAGGGAAAAGAAATGGTGGATCTTGATAAAGAAGTAGAGGTGAATGAGCCAGTAACAGAGAAGGAGTCAAATGAATTTCtaaagttgatcaagcatagtgagtattgcatagtggatcaactcaAGAAGACTCCAGCAAGGATATCCCTCATGTCCTTGATACTAAGCTCAGAGCCTCATCGAAATGCCTTACAAAAGGTACTGAACGAGGCATATGTACCCCAGGACATTGAACAAAAAACCATGGAGCATTTGGTAGGGAGGATCCACGCTTCGAATTACCTATATTTCACGGCTGACGAACTAAGTGCTGAAGGAACTGGGCATAACAAGCCATTGTATATCACCgtgaaatgcaaagatttcctTATTGGAAAGGTGCTTGTTGATAACGGCTCGGCTCTTAATGTATTGCCAAAATATATTCTGAAAGAAATGCCAGTTGATGAGTCTCATATGAAGCCTAGCACTATAATGGcaagagcatatgatggctcacctagacCAGTCCTTGGGAATTTAGAGATCGAGCTGTATGTGGGTCCACAAATGTTCCTAACCACATTCCAagttatggatatccacccttctTATA AGGATTGCACGGATGAGAATCTTCATGCCTTTGAGATTGTAAACACTGAGTGGGTACCTGAAAGCACAGTGCTAAGAAAGCCGAAGATATCAGCAGCAACAAAGATGGTCGTTCGATGTTTCTTGGAACATGGAATCCCATTCCAATATGACCCTATCACGGGAATACCAAAAAGGATTAAGCCAATCACAATGAGAGCTGTTGACCAAAGATTTGGGCTGGGATATAAGCTAAGAAGGAGGATCATC gatatgcctggtttgaaCACAAATATCGTGGTACATAAGATCCCATTAGAGGAAGGGTGTAAACCAGTCAAGCAGAAGTTGAGAAGAGCACACCCGGAGACATGGATCAAAGTGAAAGCCTTAAACTTGAAAACAATGGAATGT GATTACAAACCAGATAAAGATGGCTACAGAAGACAGGGCAAAAACCTTTTGTCACCCCTTGGGGAACCTATGTCTATAAGTTATGCCGTTCGGTTTAAAGAACGCAGGTGCCACCTATCAAAGAGCTATGGTGACTTTTATTCCATGATTATGATGATAAAGAAAtcgaggt TCCGGCAAGCTGCTGGGATTGTAGTCAAGTGGGAAAGGTATAGAGTGGATCCTGATAAAGCAAAAGCCATCCAATCCATGCCAACCCCAAAGTCAGAGAAAGAGGTGGAGGGGATTTTTGGGCAGGCTGAACTATATTGCCCGATTCATAGCCCAGCTAACTACCACATGTTGAACCTATCTTTCCGATTGCTGAGGAAAAAAGAATCCTGGGACTTGGAATGA